In Ruminococcaceae bacterium R-25, a genomic segment contains:
- a CDS encoding NAD(P)-dependent iron-only hydrogenase catalytic subunit, with protein MSLVNIKIEGQPYQVEAGLTILEAAKACGYEIPSLCAFNHGECNQGSCRVCLVEATGARGLVASCVYPVAEGMEIKISSPAAVQARRRSVELMLSNHNKNCQQCDKNGQCELLHVAQITGAREDAFQGVHSETHIDTLAPGLIRDTSKCILCGRCIARCSNAHGMGILGFENRGFATFVSPAENRSFADSPCIQCGQCVNVCPTGALMEHSEIDKVDAAFKAGKHVIVQAAPAVRAAIGEEFDNPVGTPCTGKMIAALRRLGFERVYDVNFGADLTIMEEGTELLGRLQNGGVLPMITSCSPGWINYAEYNYGDLLPHLSSCKSPHEMQGAVIKSYWAQEKGIDPKDIFVVSIMPCVAKKFEKEREQLVTNGYPDVDAVLTTRELARMIRRAGIMFNRLPDEEWDQDIMGDYTGAAVIFGVTGGVMEAALRTVYFKLTGKECEPIEIKAVRGHDAGIREASLDINGTTVNVAIASGMKSAKVLLDEIREGKSKYQFIEIMGCPGGCINGGGQPYVRPCFMPNEADDILDTYKEKRAQALYSEDERQVLRQSHKNPQIVELYEKYLGEPNSHKAHELLHTTYAAREGFNDVK; from the coding sequence ATGAGTTTAGTTAATATTAAAATTGAAGGTCAGCCCTATCAGGTTGAAGCCGGCCTCACCATTCTTGAAGCTGCTAAGGCTTGTGGCTATGAGATTCCTTCACTTTGTGCATTCAATCATGGCGAGTGCAACCAGGGTTCATGCCGTGTCTGCTTGGTAGAAGCAACAGGCGCAAGAGGACTCGTTGCATCCTGCGTATATCCTGTAGCTGAGGGTATGGAGATCAAGATTTCTTCTCCTGCAGCTGTTCAGGCTCGTAGAAGATCGGTAGAGCTTATGCTCTCCAATCACAATAAGAACTGCCAGCAGTGCGATAAGAACGGCCAGTGCGAGCTCCTCCACGTAGCTCAGATCACAGGTGCAAGAGAAGATGCTTTCCAGGGCGTTCACTCTGAGACACACATTGATACATTGGCTCCCGGACTTATCCGTGATACATCCAAGTGTATCCTCTGCGGCCGTTGTATTGCTCGTTGCTCCAACGCTCACGGTATGGGAATCTTAGGTTTCGAAAACCGTGGCTTCGCAACATTCGTATCACCTGCAGAAAACAGAAGCTTTGCAGATTCTCCTTGTATCCAGTGCGGCCAGTGCGTCAACGTATGTCCTACAGGCGCTCTTATGGAACACTCTGAGATCGACAAGGTTGATGCAGCTTTCAAGGCCGGCAAGCACGTTATCGTTCAGGCAGCTCCTGCAGTTCGTGCAGCAATCGGCGAAGAGTTCGACAATCCTGTTGGAACACCTTGCACAGGCAAGATGATCGCAGCTTTGAGAAGACTCGGCTTCGAGAGAGTTTATGACGTTAACTTCGGTGCAGACCTTACGATCATGGAAGAGGGCACAGAGCTCCTCGGACGTCTCCAGAACGGCGGCGTTCTCCCTATGATCACATCCTGCTCACCCGGATGGATCAACTACGCTGAGTACAACTACGGCGATCTCCTTCCTCACCTTTCTTCCTGCAAGTCTCCTCACGAGATGCAGGGCGCAGTAATCAAGTCTTACTGGGCACAGGAGAAGGGCATCGATCCTAAGGATATCTTCGTTGTATCCATCATGCCTTGCGTAGCTAAGAAGTTCGAGAAGGAAAGAGAGCAGCTCGTTACAAACGGCTATCCTGATGTAGACGCAGTTCTCACAACACGTGAGCTCGCAAGAATGATCCGCCGTGCAGGTATCATGTTCAACCGTCTCCCTGATGAGGAGTGGGATCAGGATATCATGGGCGATTACACAGGCGCAGCTGTTATCTTCGGTGTAACAGGCGGCGTTATGGAAGCAGCTCTCAGAACTGTTTACTTCAAGCTCACAGGTAAGGAATGCGAGCCTATCGAGATCAAGGCTGTTCGTGGTCACGACGCTGGTATCCGTGAGGCTTCTCTCGACATCAACGGTACAACAGTTAACGTTGCTATCGCTTCCGGCATGAAGAGCGCTAAGGTTCTTCTCGACGAGATCCGCGAAGGCAAGTCAAAGTATCAGTTCATCGAGATCATGGGCTGCCCCGGTGGTTGTATCAACGGTGGTGGTCAGCCTTACGTACGTCCTTGCTTCATGCCTAATGAGGCAGACGATATCCTCGACACATACAAGGAAAAGAGAGCTCAGGCACTCTATTCCGAGGATGAGCGTCAGGTTCTCCGTCAGTCACACAAGAATCCTCAGATCGTTGAACTCTACGAGAAGTATCTCGGCGAGCCTAACTCACACAAGGCTCACGAGCTCCTGCACACAACATATGCTGCAAGAGAAGGCTTCAACGACGTAAAGTAA
- a CDS encoding D-alanine-D-alanine ligase translates to MKITVLGGGLSPERDVSLKSASLIANALLSKGHEVALVDLYDGIETNYPCETYFRRGTVNPFSYTIPETEPDLDEIIRQHGGRKSWVGPRVIEMCKFADKVFLGLHGSHGENGQVQALLDAFDIAYTGCDYMGCAIAMDKDLSKSLARAAGYLTADWIVDVPEKLTFDRVLKEIGLPCVVKPIGNGSSCGVSIVKSQDEYEAAIDYAASYHQKILIEKFIKAREITISIVNDKALPITEIIPHEGFYDYKNKYQDGLTTHVCPAQIDEEDYKKCQKIALKIFKLLRMTQYGRVDMMYDDANHEFWFIEANNLPGMTNTSLLPEAAKADGVSYEDLVESLVMNCSRD, encoded by the coding sequence ATGAAAATTACTGTTCTTGGCGGCGGCCTGTCGCCGGAAAGAGACGTATCACTCAAATCAGCGAGCCTGATAGCCAATGCTCTGCTCTCAAAAGGACACGAAGTCGCACTGGTCGATCTCTACGACGGCATTGAGACTAACTACCCTTGCGAGACATATTTCAGAAGAGGCACGGTAAATCCGTTTTCCTATACAATTCCTGAGACTGAGCCTGATCTCGATGAGATCATCAGACAGCATGGCGGAAGAAAGAGCTGGGTAGGCCCCAGAGTTATTGAAATGTGCAAATTCGCGGACAAGGTATTTCTCGGTCTTCACGGAAGCCACGGCGAAAACGGCCAGGTCCAGGCACTTCTGGATGCTTTCGACATTGCATATACAGGCTGCGATTACATGGGATGCGCAATCGCAATGGATAAGGACCTCTCCAAGTCTCTTGCAAGAGCTGCAGGTTATCTTACGGCAGACTGGATCGTAGACGTTCCCGAAAAACTGACTTTCGACAGAGTATTAAAAGAGATCGGACTCCCCTGTGTTGTTAAGCCTATCGGCAACGGTTCTTCCTGCGGTGTATCCATCGTTAAGTCACAGGACGAATACGAAGCAGCTATCGATTATGCAGCTTCTTACCACCAGAAGATCCTTATCGAGAAGTTTATAAAGGCCCGTGAGATCACTATCTCTATAGTCAACGACAAGGCGCTTCCTATTACGGAGATCATCCCTCATGAGGGTTTCTACGACTATAAGAACAAGTATCAGGACGGTCTTACGACACATGTATGTCCTGCGCAGATCGATGAGGAAGACTACAAGAAGTGTCAGAAGATCGCGCTTAAGATCTTTAAGCTCCTTAGAATGACCCAGTATGGCAGAGTCGACATGATGTACGATGACGCAAATCATGAGTTCTGGTTCATCGAGGCAAATAATCTTCCGGGCATGACCAACACATCACTTCTCCCTGAGGCTGCAAAGGCAGACGGAGTATCCTACGAAGACTTAGTCGAGAGCCTCGTCATGAATTGCAGCAGGGATTAA
- a CDS encoding diguanylate cyclase (GGDEF)-like protein: MKHRIAIYSNGYNGSISLKAIEGIKKYAAIKDFDTHFYIGFAASNEKPTFNIGQFNIYQLAKLEEYDGLIVFSGILNNPALAERCCREAKEKGLPVVSIGMPFEGIPNVDINNEDGMRDLVEHLITVHDVKHVVYIGGTRDHVDTIERYNVVCEILQKHGLKLEDKDVYYGNWVNETAIAITHELAQRPEGLPDAIICANDIMALAVSCELRDLGYELPQDVIVTGFDNIGEGRVSYPAMTTVDQDYVTVGYNACKILYDEIEGVSDSTITSVASNLVVGESCGCNLEANSIFDIGRRNYCRNIHAKSKQADFFNRFMRSERTKILESDGYEDMKNTLRAFYAENHEYIGGDYYIMLNKDYYDDLSSPDEEVLKDCYNTAFDTAVAMSGGKITEEGIDKRLKIPGFIKTEGEQHIYFYYPLHNEQYNYGYVVFRDGTYIIDEAFRIYEYLEKLEHSFMELRINMRLEMVNKELRFLYDKDPMTGLYNRFCFVSHAIPIVEESKENGKQAMIMFADINHMKKINDHYGHASGDRAINIVADAIKKCIGEDNAIGIRYGGDEFLVIAANATKEYAEQFKLNMVAYIDRENITGVNPFKFSISVGYVLTDPASSKTVNDYVEEADVMMYEIKNEYHKTHPTIS; the protein is encoded by the coding sequence ATGAAGCACAGGATCGCAATATACTCTAACGGTTATAACGGAAGTATTTCCCTCAAGGCGATTGAGGGTATTAAAAAGTATGCTGCGATCAAGGATTTCGATACCCACTTCTATATCGGCTTTGCAGCCAGCAACGAAAAGCCAACATTCAACATCGGCCAGTTCAATATTTACCAGCTTGCAAAGCTCGAAGAATATGACGGCCTGATCGTTTTCTCAGGCATCCTCAATAATCCGGCGCTCGCAGAGCGTTGTTGCCGCGAAGCCAAGGAAAAGGGGCTCCCGGTAGTTAGTATCGGTATGCCTTTCGAAGGCATTCCGAATGTCGATATCAACAACGAAGATGGCATGAGAGATCTTGTTGAGCACCTTATCACAGTTCATGACGTGAAGCATGTTGTTTACATCGGCGGTACCAGGGATCATGTAGATACGATCGAGAGATATAATGTCGTCTGCGAAATACTGCAAAAGCACGGCCTCAAACTGGAAGATAAAGATGTCTATTACGGCAACTGGGTAAATGAAACTGCAATTGCCATTACACATGAACTTGCACAGAGGCCTGAGGGCCTTCCTGACGCGATCATATGCGCCAATGACATCATGGCACTCGCAGTAAGCTGCGAGCTCCGTGACTTAGGCTACGAGCTTCCTCAGGACGTAATAGTTACCGGTTTCGATAACATCGGTGAGGGCCGCGTTTCCTATCCTGCAATGACGACAGTAGACCAGGATTACGTAACGGTCGGATATAACGCCTGCAAGATCCTTTACGATGAGATTGAAGGCGTAAGCGACAGCACAATTACTTCCGTGGCATCAAATCTCGTAGTAGGAGAGAGCTGCGGATGCAATCTTGAAGCAAACAGCATTTTCGATATAGGCAGGAGAAATTACTGCAGAAATATTCATGCCAAGAGTAAGCAGGCTGACTTCTTTAACCGCTTCATGCGTTCGGAGCGTACGAAGATCCTTGAGTCTGACGGATATGAGGACATGAAGAATACCTTGAGAGCTTTCTACGCCGAGAACCACGAATATATCGGCGGAGATTACTACATCATGCTCAACAAGGATTACTACGATGATCTCTCATCACCGGACGAGGAAGTCCTGAAAGACTGCTACAACACTGCTTTTGATACCGCAGTCGCTATGTCGGGCGGCAAGATCACCGAAGAAGGAATAGATAAGAGACTTAAGATCCCCGGTTTTATAAAGACTGAGGGAGAGCAGCATATCTATTTCTATTATCCTCTGCACAACGAGCAGTATAACTACGGCTATGTCGTTTTCAGAGACGGAACATACATTATCGATGAAGCTTTCCGTATTTATGAATATCTCGAAAAGTTGGAGCACTCCTTCATGGAACTCCGTATCAACATGCGCTTGGAGATGGTCAACAAGGAACTCCGTTTCCTCTATGACAAAGATCCGATGACAGGTCTTTATAACAGATTCTGCTTCGTAAGCCATGCGATTCCGATCGTTGAAGAGAGCAAAGAGAACGGCAAACAGGCAATGATCATGTTCGCCGATATCAACCACATGAAAAAGATCAACGACCACTACGGACACGCATCCGGAGACAGGGCGATCAACATAGTGGCAGATGCCATAAAGAAGTGCATCGGTGAAGACAATGCGATCGGAATCCGTTACGGTGGTGACGAATTCCTGGTTATCGCTGCGAATGCCACAAAAGAATATGCCGAGCAGTTCAAACTCAACATGGTTGCCTACATTGACAGGGAGAACATCACCGGTGTAAACCCGTTCAAGTTCTCTATAAGCGTAGGATACGTTCTTACTGATCCCGCATCATCAAAGACGGTCAACGACTATGTTGAAGAAGCTGACGTCATGATGTACGAGATCAAGAACGAGTATCACAAGACTCATCCGACTATTTCTTAA
- a CDS encoding NAD(P)-dependent iron-only hydrogenase diaphorase component flavoprotein, translated as MISSVTDLNERFEALSKSLDDKIKGGDGKRHIVLCGGTGCLSAHSTEIMERFKELLKEKGIEDKATVNQVGCFGFCSQGPFVKIYPEDTLYKMVKIEDVDEIVEKDLIGGEIVERLLYVDPKTGEKVTKQEDILFYKKQRRVALNGCGVINPEDINEAIGMGAFQGIKRALTMTQQEVVDEVLKSGLRGRGGGGFPTGRKWQFALNVEADQKYVVCNGDEGDPGAFMDRSILEGNPLAVIEGMMIAGYAFGASEGYFYVRAEYPIAVKRLKIAIEQARAEGLLGKNILGSDFSFDCQIRLGAGAFVCGEETALLNSIEGKRGMPRPRPPFPAIKGLWGKPTCVNNVETLACVPYILREGAENFASVGTEKSKGTKVFALGGKVNNVGLVEVPMGTTLRELIYDIGGGIPDGKQFKAIQTGGPSGGCLTAEYLDEPIDFDNLVAKGSMMGSGGAIVMDEDNCMVDVAKFYLEFICDESCGKCTPCRIGTKRMLEILTRITEGKGTMKDLDELEELSQTIKANSLCALGQTASNPVNSTLAHFRDEYLAHIVDKKCPAHVCKNLMSYKIDADKCIGCGMCAKGCPASCITRTDYVAEGHKLASMAIDADKCVKCGACISTCKFNAISKV; from the coding sequence ATGATAAGTTCTGTTACTGACCTTAATGAGAGATTTGAAGCTCTCTCCAAGAGCCTTGACGACAAGATCAAGGGCGGTGACGGCAAGCGTCACATCGTACTCTGCGGTGGTACAGGATGTCTTTCTGCACACTCCACAGAGATTATGGAAAGATTTAAGGAACTTCTCAAGGAGAAGGGAATTGAGGACAAGGCTACTGTTAACCAGGTAGGCTGCTTCGGTTTCTGCTCCCAGGGACCTTTCGTTAAGATCTATCCTGAGGATACTCTTTATAAGATGGTAAAGATCGAAGACGTTGATGAGATCGTTGAAAAGGATCTTATCGGCGGCGAGATCGTTGAAAGACTTCTCTATGTTGATCCTAAGACAGGTGAGAAGGTTACAAAGCAGGAAGATATTCTTTTCTATAAGAAGCAGAGACGTGTAGCTCTCAACGGCTGCGGCGTTATCAATCCTGAGGACATCAACGAAGCTATTGGCATGGGCGCTTTCCAGGGTATCAAGAGAGCTCTTACAATGACACAGCAGGAAGTTGTTGATGAAGTACTTAAGTCCGGTCTCCGTGGCCGTGGCGGCGGCGGATTCCCCACAGGAAGAAAGTGGCAGTTCGCTCTTAACGTTGAAGCTGATCAGAAGTACGTTGTATGTAACGGCGACGAGGGCGACCCGGGTGCATTCATGGATCGTTCCATCCTCGAAGGTAACCCTCTTGCAGTTATCGAAGGTATGATGATCGCAGGTTACGCTTTCGGCGCTTCAGAAGGTTACTTCTATGTACGTGCTGAGTACCCGATCGCAGTTAAGAGACTTAAGATTGCTATTGAGCAGGCTAGAGCAGAAGGTCTCCTCGGAAAGAACATCCTTGGTTCTGACTTCAGCTTCGACTGCCAGATCAGACTTGGTGCAGGCGCATTCGTTTGCGGTGAGGAAACAGCTCTCCTCAACTCCATCGAAGGTAAGCGCGGTATGCCTCGTCCGAGGCCGCCGTTCCCGGCAATCAAGGGTCTCTGGGGCAAGCCGACATGCGTTAACAACGTAGAGACACTCGCTTGCGTTCCTTATATTTTAAGAGAAGGCGCTGAGAACTTTGCTTCCGTTGGTACTGAGAAGTCCAAGGGTACAAAGGTATTCGCTCTCGGCGGAAAAGTAAATAACGTTGGTCTCGTAGAAGTACCTATGGGTACAACACTTCGTGAGCTCATCTATGATATCGGCGGCGGTATCCCGGATGGCAAGCAGTTCAAGGCTATCCAGACAGGTGGTCCTTCCGGCGGATGCTTAACAGCAGAGTACCTCGACGAGCCTATCGATTTCGATAACCTCGTTGCTAAGGGATCAATGATGGGTTCCGGCGGTGCTATCGTAATGGACGAAGACAACTGCATGGTTGACGTTGCTAAGTTCTATCTTGAATTCATCTGCGACGAGTCCTGCGGTAAGTGCACACCTTGCCGTATCGGTACAAAGAGAATGCTCGAGATCCTCACAAGAATCACTGAGGGTAAGGGCACAATGAAGGATCTTGATGAGCTCGAAGAATTGAGCCAGACAATCAAGGCTAACTCCCTCTGCGCTCTCGGTCAGACAGCATCCAACCCTGTAAACTCCACTCTTGCTCACTTCCGTGACGAGTACCTCGCTCACATCGTTGACAAGAAGTGCCCTGCTCACGTATGTAAGAACCTTATGTCTTACAAGATCGACGCTGATAAGTGTATCGGCTGCGGTATGTGCGCTAAGGGATGCCCTGCAAGCTGCATCACACGTACAGATTACGTTGCAGAAGGACACAAGCTCGCATCCATGGCAATTGACGCTGATAAGTGCGTTAAGTGCGGTGCGTGCATCAGCACATGTAAGTTCAACGCAATTTCGAAGGTTTAA
- a CDS encoding dCMP deaminase: MSDKRTDYISWDEYFMGVAKLASMRSKDPSTQVGACIVDKDNYILSVGYNGFPIGCDDEEFPWARSGGMLDTKYAFVAHAELNAILNSKEGNLAGSTVYVTLFPCNECTKALIQKRVARVVYFDDKYHDTDASKAARKMLDAAGIKYEQYKPSGRKAEIEL, from the coding sequence ATGAGCGACAAGAGAACTGATTACATCAGCTGGGACGAATACTTTATGGGCGTTGCAAAGCTTGCTTCAATGAGGAGCAAGGACCCATCCACTCAGGTTGGCGCATGCATCGTCGACAAGGATAACTACATCTTATCCGTCGGTTATAACGGCTTCCCGATAGGCTGTGATGACGAGGAATTCCCCTGGGCAAGATCCGGCGGAATGCTCGACACAAAGTATGCGTTCGTCGCTCATGCCGAACTCAATGCGATCCTTAATTCCAAGGAAGGAAACCTTGCAGGTTCCACGGTTTATGTTACGCTTTTCCCCTGCAACGAATGCACCAAGGCCTTGATCCAGAAGCGCGTTGCAAGAGTCGTATATTTCGATGACAAGTATCACGATACTGATGCTTCCAAGGCAGCTCGAAAAATGCTCGATGCTGCAGGCATCAAGTACGAGCAGTATAAGCCTTCGGGCAGAAAAGCTGAGATTGAACTCTAA
- a CDS encoding NADP-reducing hydrogenase subunit HndA, which yields MAKLQDAAVAQITEICDRHANDKTPLMMILSDIQNEYGYIPLEVQELVSKKTGISVAEIYGVVTFYSFFSLTPKGKYVVGCCLGTACYVKGAQNVIDKFQELLGIKPGETSADGLFTLDALRCIGACGIAPAVSINGKVYPKVKVDQVPVIIKELKEEAAKA from the coding sequence ATGGCAAAATTACAAGATGCTGCTGTCGCTCAGATTACGGAGATTTGTGATCGTCACGCAAACGATAAGACTCCGTTAATGATGATCTTGAGTGACATTCAGAATGAGTACGGATACATTCCGCTCGAGGTTCAGGAATTAGTTTCCAAGAAGACAGGTATTTCGGTAGCAGAGATTTATGGAGTTGTTACTTTCTACTCATTCTTTTCTCTTACTCCGAAGGGAAAGTACGTTGTAGGCTGCTGCCTTGGTACAGCTTGCTACGTAAAGGGCGCTCAGAACGTTATCGACAAGTTCCAGGAGCTCTTAGGCATTAAGCCTGGTGAGACATCTGCAGACGGTCTTTTCACATTGGACGCTCTCCGCTGCATCGGCGCATGCGGTATCGCACCCGCTGTAAGCATCAACGGCAAGGTTTACCCTAAGGTTAAGGTTGACCAGGTTCCCGTTATTATCAAAGAATTAAAAGAGGAGGCAGCTAAGGCATGA
- a CDS encoding aryl-phospho-beta-D-glucosidase BglC (GH1 family), translated as MHRKIGQKILLLFISFVFVFTVLPMTSSAAPSGNATSNCWGSGGQLEIQLSGCSGYKNITVVAEFSGKIDSATGWGFDSYAIKGNQVTAKCSSTGQNSWGFDNKVGIQVTGSDVNSAKLVSVSGDGESGSVNETQATTASQTSGTTAATEPANNPDPARNTKGVEGDDWLTTEGSHIVDKDGKEVWLTGCNWFGYNTGTNLFDGVWNCNLKDTIKAIADRGFNVLRVPMSAELLLQWKNGEYPRANYNNAYNEELNSMNSLEIFDYVLSLCEKNGMKVIIDIHTVKTDASGHNHPVWYREDMTVVHFVDSLSWIADRYKNNDTIIGYDLKNEPHGKASETPHAIWNNSDDMDNWKWVAQIAGNAVLDKNPNALIIIEGIQIYPKDIKANNFVSKDDDNDYYNTWWGANLMGVKDYPIDFGSPERNKQIVYSPHDYGPRVYEQPWFKGGFTYESLYKDAWHDYWLYIAEEDIAPIFVGEWGGFMEGDNLKWMEYFRQLIAERHLHHTFWCFNANSGDTGGLVKDDFKTWDEEKYNFVKEVLWKNENGKFIGLDHAVPLGVNGIALGEYDGVIITPAPVKPKSNTSSEDSIEEPTEETVGTTCGGVIYEDDSNSDLASLMIRKASTVLVVVVIIAVVLIGGIVALTIFLKKRSDARKAGEQVVPLDPNELEAITVITDKADVAKTGSQPDGAQEDN; from the coding sequence ATGCACCGCAAAATAGGGCAGAAGATCCTTCTGCTTTTTATTTCATTTGTATTTGTTTTTACCGTTCTGCCGATGACGTCTTCGGCGGCTCCTTCAGGCAATGCCACATCTAATTGCTGGGGCTCAGGCGGACAGCTGGAGATCCAGCTGTCAGGGTGTTCGGGCTATAAGAACATCACCGTAGTAGCCGAGTTTTCGGGCAAGATCGATTCAGCTACAGGATGGGGCTTTGACTCATATGCGATCAAGGGAAACCAGGTCACCGCAAAGTGTTCTTCGACAGGTCAGAACAGCTGGGGATTCGATAACAAAGTCGGCATACAGGTCACGGGAAGCGATGTAAATTCAGCTAAACTGGTCTCTGTCTCAGGCGACGGCGAGTCCGGCAGCGTTAATGAGACACAGGCCACAACAGCGTCCCAGACATCGGGCACAACTGCTGCTACAGAGCCTGCGAATAATCCCGATCCCGCGCGCAACACGAAGGGTGTTGAAGGTGACGACTGGCTTACCACAGAAGGCTCACACATAGTTGACAAGGACGGAAAGGAAGTATGGCTTACCGGCTGCAACTGGTTCGGCTATAACACCGGAACCAATCTGTTCGACGGCGTCTGGAACTGCAATCTCAAGGACACGATCAAGGCGATCGCAGACAGGGGATTTAACGTCTTAAGAGTTCCTATGAGCGCCGAACTCCTGCTCCAATGGAAGAATGGTGAATACCCCAGAGCCAATTACAACAACGCTTATAACGAAGAACTGAATTCGATGAATTCCCTTGAGATCTTCGATTACGTTCTCTCACTCTGCGAGAAGAACGGCATGAAGGTTATAATCGATATCCACACTGTAAAGACCGATGCGTCAGGCCATAACCACCCCGTCTGGTACAGGGAAGACATGACCGTCGTTCACTTTGTCGATTCGCTCTCTTGGATCGCTGACAGATATAAGAATAACGACACCATTATCGGTTACGACTTAAAGAATGAGCCTCACGGAAAAGCTTCGGAGACACCTCATGCCATTTGGAACAATTCAGACGATATGGACAACTGGAAGTGGGTCGCACAGATTGCCGGCAATGCCGTTCTGGATAAGAATCCAAATGCTCTCATCATTATCGAAGGCATCCAGATCTATCCTAAAGACATCAAGGCGAACAACTTCGTTTCCAAAGACGACGATAACGATTACTACAATACCTGGTGGGGCGCAAACCTCATGGGAGTCAAGGATTATCCGATAGATTTCGGCAGTCCTGAACGCAACAAACAGATCGTTTATTCGCCTCACGATTACGGTCCGAGAGTCTACGAACAGCCCTGGTTCAAGGGCGGTTTCACATATGAATCGCTCTATAAGGATGCATGGCACGACTACTGGCTCTATATCGCGGAAGAAGACATCGCGCCCATCTTCGTAGGTGAGTGGGGCGGCTTCATGGAAGGCGATAATCTGAAGTGGATGGAATACTTCAGACAGCTTATTGCTGAGCGCCATCTCCACCATACTTTCTGGTGCTTTAATGCCAATTCCGGTGATACCGGCGGCCTTGTAAAGGACGACTTCAAGACATGGGATGAAGAGAAATATAACTTCGTAAAAGAGGTCCTCTGGAAGAATGAGAACGGCAAGTTCATAGGCCTTGATCACGCTGTGCCCCTTGGTGTAAACGGAATTGCTTTAGGTGAATACGATGGTGTTATAATTACACCCGCACCGGTAAAGCCCAAGTCCAATACTTCGAGCGAGGATTCTATCGAAGAACCAACTGAAGAGACGGTCGGGACAACATGCGGAGGCGTAATCTATGAAGACGATTCAAATTCGGATCTTGCCTCTTTAATGATCAGAAAAGCCTCAACTGTTCTCGTCGTAGTTGTTATAATAGCAGTAGTACTGATTGGCGGCATCGTGGCACTTACGATCTTTTTGAAGAAGAGGTCAGATGCCAGAAAAGCCGGAG